Proteins from one Chroococcidiopsis sp. CCMEE 29 genomic window:
- a CDS encoding iron-siderophore ABC transporter substrate-binding protein: MTEKKPSYYQQPRATPYWRHNWAVWLLLGFLTFFFVTACNGNTSQNSASQLGHSPTAECRMVKHFMGETCVPTNPQRVVVLDTSPLDAAFALGLKPIGSINLEDFLSYSEEQLDGITEVGSDEQPNIEAILRLQPDLILDCRRTDRQLYEQFSHIAPTVSLFTDDCDIQWKQGFLNFAEALGKTEEAEQLLYKYHQRIREFQKLMGDRLKQTEVSLVAAYDNSIRPARVYLENSFMGSVVAEAGLLRPPAQRRDDWVMEISFERLELIDADALFVVEYPPESLRKLQPHPLWFQLNAVKQDRVYPVHYGSWVAERSIGGANRILDDLFKYLIEDAA, translated from the coding sequence ATGACAGAAAAAAAGCCATCTTACTATCAACAGCCTAGAGCAACCCCATACTGGAGGCATAATTGGGCTGTATGGCTACTTCTAGGATTTCTCACCTTCTTCTTTGTCACTGCTTGTAATGGAAATACTTCCCAAAATTCTGCTTCTCAGCTAGGACACTCACCAACAGCTGAGTGCCGAATGGTTAAACACTTCATGGGAGAAACTTGTGTTCCTACAAACCCACAACGAGTAGTTGTACTCGACACCAGTCCCTTGGATGCTGCTTTTGCTTTGGGGTTAAAACCCATCGGCTCTATCAACCTTGAAGACTTTCTCTCTTACTCAGAGGAACAGCTTGATGGCATCACTGAGGTTGGTAGTGATGAACAGCCCAATATTGAGGCAATTTTGCGCTTGCAGCCCGATCTCATTCTCGATTGTAGAAGAACTGATCGACAGTTATACGAACAATTCTCACACATTGCCCCAACAGTGTCTTTATTCACAGACGACTGTGATATCCAGTGGAAGCAAGGGTTTCTCAACTTTGCTGAAGCCCTAGGAAAGACAGAGGAAGCCGAACAACTTTTGTATAAATATCATCAGCGGATCAGGGAGTTTCAAAAACTAATGGGCGATCGCCTCAAACAGACCGAAGTCTCCCTCGTTGCTGCTTACGATAATTCTATCCGACCTGCTCGTGTTTATTTAGAGAATTCGTTCATGGGGTCGGTGGTAGCAGAGGCTGGATTGCTGCGACCACCAGCGCAGCGTAGAGACGATTGGGTAATGGAGATCTCCTTTGAAAGGCTTGAATTAATAGATGCTGATGCCCTGTTTGTTGTAGAGTATCCGCCTGAATCACTGAGGAAACTACAACCTCATCCACTTTGGTTTCAGCTCAACGCTGTCAAACAGGATCGAGTCTACCCAGTGCATTATGGCAGCTGGGTGGCTGAGCGCAGTATTGGCGGGGCGAATCGTATTCTCGATGATCTGTTCAAATATCTCATTGAAGATGCGGCTTAA